Proteins from one Streptomyces sp. NBC_00289 genomic window:
- the ybeY gene encoding rRNA maturation RNase YbeY encodes MSIDVNNESGTEVDEQAILDIARYALARMRIHPLSELSVIVVDAAAMEQLHIQWMDLPGPTDVMSFPMDELRPPSKDDDEPPQGLLGDIVLCPEVAAKQGTEAPTQHSMDEELHLLTVHGVLHLLGYDHEEPDEKAEMFGLQAAIVDGWRAEKGLTGPSPAPTVS; translated from the coding sequence ATGTCGATCGACGTCAACAACGAGTCCGGAACCGAGGTCGACGAGCAGGCGATCCTCGACATCGCCCGCTACGCGCTCGCACGGATGCGCATCCACCCGCTCTCCGAGCTCTCGGTGATCGTCGTGGACGCCGCCGCCATGGAACAGCTGCACATCCAGTGGATGGACCTGCCGGGGCCCACGGACGTCATGTCCTTCCCGATGGACGAGCTGCGTCCGCCGTCGAAGGACGACGACGAGCCCCCGCAGGGCCTTCTCGGTGACATCGTGCTGTGTCCCGAGGTCGCCGCCAAGCAGGGCACCGAGGCGCCCACACAGCACTCCATGGACGAGGAGCTGCACCTGCTCACCGTCCACGGAGTGCTGCACCTGCTCGGCTACGACCACGAGGAGCCCGACGAGAAGGCCGAGATGTTCGGCCTCCAGGCAGCCATCGTGGACGGCTGGCGCGCGGAGAAGGGCCTGACCGGTCCCTCCCCGGCCCCGACCGTCTCATGA
- a CDS encoding adenosine deaminase has protein sequence MSLPKAELHLHIEGTLEPELAFELAARNGVALPYADTDELREAYRFQDLQSFLNLYYELMAVLRTERDFTDLANAYLARAAAQGVRHAEIFFDPQAHLARGVGMDTVVEGLWRALESSESAHGVSTQLIMCFLRDESAESALETLDAAKPYLDRIVGVGLDSAEVGHPPAKFRAVYEAAAALGLRRVAHAGEEGPPEYITEALDVLGVERIDHGLRCMEDPALVERLVRDRVPLTLCPLSNVRLRTVDVLPDHPLPAMLDAGLLCTVNSDDPAYFGGYAGDNFDAVHRSLGLGEDRLRELARNSFLASFLEHDEERRARYLAEVEAYEFR, from the coding sequence ATGTCCCTCCCGAAAGCAGAACTGCACCTGCACATCGAAGGCACTCTGGAGCCGGAGCTGGCCTTCGAGCTGGCCGCCCGCAACGGCGTCGCCCTGCCGTACGCCGACACCGACGAGCTGCGCGAGGCGTACCGGTTCCAGGACCTGCAGTCCTTCCTGAACCTGTACTACGAGCTCATGGCCGTCCTGCGCACCGAGCGGGACTTCACGGACCTGGCGAACGCCTATCTGGCCCGGGCGGCCGCGCAGGGCGTGCGGCACGCGGAGATCTTCTTCGACCCGCAGGCGCACCTCGCGCGGGGCGTCGGGATGGACACGGTCGTCGAGGGGCTGTGGCGGGCGCTGGAGTCGAGCGAGTCGGCGCACGGCGTCTCCACCCAGCTGATCATGTGCTTCCTGCGGGACGAGTCCGCCGAGTCGGCCCTGGAAACACTCGACGCGGCCAAGCCGTACCTCGACCGGATAGTCGGCGTCGGGCTCGACTCGGCCGAGGTCGGGCACCCGCCGGCGAAGTTCCGCGCGGTGTACGAGGCCGCCGCCGCGCTCGGGCTGCGCCGCGTGGCGCACGCCGGCGAGGAGGGACCGCCGGAGTACATCACCGAGGCCCTGGACGTGCTCGGCGTGGAGCGGATCGACCACGGCCTGCGCTGCATGGAGGACCCGGCGCTGGTCGAGCGGCTGGTCCGCGACCGCGTCCCGCTGACCCTGTGCCCGCTGTCCAACGTCCGGCTCCGCACGGTCGACGTCCTCCCCGACCACCCGCTGCCGGCCATGCTGGACGCCGGTCTGCTCTGCACGGTCAACTCCGACGACCCCGCCTACTTCGGGGGCTACGCGGGCGACAACTTCGACGCCGTACACCGGAGCCTCGGCCTGGGCGAGGACCGGCTGCGGGAGCTGGCCCGCAACTCCTTCCTTGCCTCCTTCCTGGAACACGACGAGGAACGCCGGGCGCGGTACCTCGCCGAGGTGGAGGCGTACGAGTTCCGGTAG
- a CDS encoding ribonuclease Z has translation MSVRELVVLGTASQVPTRHRNHNGYLLRWDGEGILFDPGEGTQRQMLRAGVAAHDLNRICVTHFHGDHCLGLAGVIQRINLDRVPHEITAHYPLSGRHFFDRLRYATAYRETVELTQAPVDTDGVLATAPAYTLEARRLSHPVESYGYRLVEPDGRRMLPDRLAALGVKGPDVGRIQREGAVGGVRLEAVSEVRRGQRFAFVMDTRLCDGVYALADGCDLLVIESTFLDEDEKLAVEHGHLTAGQAARVARDAGVRHLVLTHFSQRYTDPDDFERQARAAGFEGELTVAHDLLRVPVPKRR, from the coding sequence ATGTCCGTACGTGAACTGGTGGTCCTCGGCACCGCCAGCCAGGTCCCCACCCGGCACCGCAACCACAACGGCTACCTGCTGCGCTGGGACGGCGAGGGCATCCTGTTCGACCCCGGCGAGGGCACCCAGCGCCAGATGCTGCGGGCCGGGGTCGCCGCCCACGACCTGAACCGGATCTGCGTCACGCACTTCCACGGCGACCACTGCCTCGGTCTCGCCGGAGTCATCCAGCGCATCAACCTGGACCGGGTCCCGCACGAGATCACCGCCCACTACCCGCTCTCCGGCCGGCACTTCTTCGACCGTCTGCGCTACGCGACCGCCTACCGCGAGACGGTCGAGCTCACCCAGGCCCCGGTCGACACGGACGGCGTCCTGGCGACAGCGCCCGCCTACACCCTCGAAGCCCGCCGGCTCTCCCACCCCGTCGAGTCCTACGGTTACCGGCTGGTCGAGCCCGACGGCCGCCGCATGCTGCCCGACCGGCTCGCCGCACTCGGTGTGAAGGGCCCGGACGTGGGCCGCATCCAGCGCGAGGGGGCCGTCGGCGGGGTGCGGCTGGAGGCCGTCAGCGAGGTGCGCCGGGGGCAGCGGTTCGCCTTCGTCATGGACACCCGGCTGTGCGACGGCGTGTACGCGCTCGCGGACGGCTGCGACCTGCTGGTCATCGAGTCCACGTTCCTCGACGAGGACGAGAAGCTCGCGGTGGAGCACGGTCACCTGACGGCCGGTCAGGCGGCCCGGGTCGCGCGGGACGCGGGTGTACGGCACCTGGTGCTCACCCACTTCAGCCAGCGCTACACCGATCCGGACGACTTCGAGCGGCAGGCGCGGGCGGCCGGCTTCGAGGGGGAGCTGACCGTGGCGCACGACCTGCTGAGAGTCCCGGTTCCGAAACGGCGATAA
- a CDS encoding MmcQ/YjbR family DNA-binding protein, protein MTPQQLRTLCLSFNAAVEDFPFNPETSVFKVLGKLFALTGLEARPLTVNLKCDPDDAVRLRGEHPGLIIPGYHMNKRHWNTVTVDGDLPDRLVRELVEDSYDLVVAGLPRAERLRLDRP, encoded by the coding sequence GTGACGCCCCAGCAGCTGCGCACCCTCTGTCTGTCCTTCAACGCGGCCGTGGAGGACTTCCCGTTCAATCCCGAGACGTCCGTCTTCAAGGTGCTGGGCAAGCTCTTCGCCCTGACCGGCCTGGAGGCACGGCCGCTCACCGTGAACCTGAAGTGCGACCCGGACGACGCGGTGCGGCTGCGGGGCGAGCACCCGGGTCTGATCATCCCCGGCTACCACATGAACAAGCGCCACTGGAACACGGTGACCGTCGACGGCGACCTGCCCGATCGGCTGGTCCGGGAGCTCGTCGAGGACTCCTACGACCTGGTGGTGGCGGGACTGCCGAGGGCGGAACGGCTGCGGCTGGACCGGCCCTGA
- a CDS encoding IclR family transcriptional regulator, producing MSETGGVREVKSAARTVELLEVLAERGDRPARLQELADELGVPRSSMYALLQTLISRGWVRTDVTGSLYGIGIHALLTGTSYLDSDPRVRAVRPYLDEASQALGETLHLGRLDGRHVAYLATRESHEYLRTISRVGRRLPAHVGALGKALLAERGDEELPEGPYEALTPHSHTGRESLAADLAGVRARGYSIDREEGVAGIVGFGFALRYDSPVRDAISCSVPVARLTPEHEGQIVAVMREIRGKIEATAPGAGGAPHWRQ from the coding sequence ATGTCAGAGACAGGCGGCGTCCGCGAGGTGAAGTCCGCGGCGCGCACCGTCGAGCTGCTCGAGGTACTGGCCGAACGCGGCGACCGTCCGGCCCGCCTCCAGGAACTCGCGGACGAACTGGGCGTGCCGCGCAGCTCGATGTACGCGCTGCTGCAGACCCTGATCTCGCGCGGCTGGGTGCGCACGGACGTCACCGGCTCGCTGTACGGCATCGGCATCCACGCCCTGCTCACCGGCACCAGCTACCTGGACTCCGACCCGCGCGTCCGGGCCGTCCGCCCGTATCTCGACGAGGCCTCCCAGGCCCTGGGCGAGACGCTGCACCTGGGCCGCCTCGACGGCCGGCACGTGGCGTACCTGGCGACACGCGAGTCGCACGAGTACCTGCGCACCATCAGCCGGGTGGGGCGGCGGCTGCCGGCGCACGTGGGCGCGCTGGGCAAGGCCCTGCTGGCCGAGCGGGGCGACGAGGAACTGCCCGAGGGTCCGTACGAGGCGCTCACCCCCCACTCACACACCGGCAGGGAGTCCCTGGCGGCGGATCTCGCCGGGGTGCGGGCGCGGGGCTATTCGATCGACCGCGAGGAAGGCGTGGCCGGCATCGTCGGCTTCGGCTTCGCACTGCGCTACGACTCCCCCGTCCGGGACGCGATCAGCTGCTCGGTGCCGGTGGCCCGGCTGACGCCGGAGCACGAGGGGCAGATCGTCGCGGTGATGCGGGAGATCAGGGGCAAGATCGAGGCGACGGCGCCGGGCGCGGGGGGCGCGCCTCACTGGCGGCAGTAG
- a CDS encoding histidine triad nucleotide-binding protein, with the protein MAGEPQDDCLFCKIVAGHIPATIVRETETTVAFRDINPQAPTHVLVIPKAHHRDAAALAEADPTLTADVLRETKAVAEEDKLESYRVVFNTGPGAGQTVFHVHAHVLGGRGMQWPPG; encoded by the coding sequence ATGGCAGGGGAGCCGCAGGACGACTGCCTGTTCTGCAAGATCGTCGCAGGGCACATCCCGGCGACGATCGTCCGGGAGACCGAGACGACCGTCGCGTTCCGGGACATCAACCCCCAGGCGCCCACCCACGTCCTGGTCATCCCCAAGGCCCACCACCGGGACGCCGCCGCGCTCGCCGAGGCCGACCCCACGCTCACCGCGGACGTCCTGCGCGAGACGAAGGCGGTCGCCGAGGAGGACAAGCTGGAGAGCTACCGGGTCGTCTTCAACACCGGCCCCGGCGCCGGCCAGACCGTCTTCCACGTCCACGCCCACGTGCTGGGCGGCCGTGGCATGCAGTGGCCCCCCGGATAG
- a CDS encoding PhoH family protein: MTQTPTAHTPAQGQARAQFTVPAQHPMVTVLGSGDSLLRVIEKAFPAADIHVRGNEINAVGDAGEVALVQRLFDEMMLVLRTGQPMTEDAVERSIAMLRASENGESDGQETPAEVLTQNILSSRGRTIRPKTLNQKRYVDAIDTHTIVFGIGPAGTGKTYLAMAKAVQALQAKQVNRIILTRPAVEAGERLGFLPGTLYEKIDPYLRPLYDALHDMLDPDSIPKLMASGTIEVAPLAYMRGRTLNDAFIILDEAQNTSAEQMKMFLTRLGFESKIVITGDVTQVDLPSGTKSGLRQVQDILEGLDDVHFSRLTSSDVVRHRLVGRIVDAYEKYDSENGTENGTHKGARNKRK, from the coding sequence ATGACTCAGACACCCACAGCTCACACCCCCGCGCAGGGACAGGCGAGAGCACAGTTCACCGTCCCCGCCCAGCACCCGATGGTGACCGTGCTGGGTTCCGGCGACTCCCTCCTGCGCGTGATCGAGAAGGCCTTCCCGGCGGCCGACATCCACGTCCGGGGCAATGAGATCAACGCGGTCGGCGACGCCGGTGAAGTCGCCCTCGTCCAGCGCCTGTTCGACGAGATGATGCTGGTGCTCCGCACCGGGCAGCCGATGACGGAGGACGCAGTGGAACGCTCGATCGCCATGCTCAGGGCGAGCGAGAACGGGGAGAGCGACGGCCAGGAGACCCCGGCCGAGGTACTCACTCAGAACATCCTGTCCTCGCGTGGCCGCACCATCCGCCCCAAGACCCTGAACCAGAAGCGGTACGTCGACGCGATCGACACGCACACGATCGTCTTCGGCATCGGCCCCGCCGGCACCGGCAAGACCTACCTGGCCATGGCCAAGGCGGTCCAGGCACTCCAGGCCAAGCAGGTCAACCGCATCATCCTGACCCGCCCCGCGGTCGAGGCGGGGGAGCGGCTGGGATTCCTCCCGGGCACCCTGTACGAGAAGATCGACCCGTACCTGCGCCCGCTCTACGACGCCCTGCACGACATGCTGGACCCGGACTCGATCCCGAAGCTGATGGCCTCGGGCACGATCGAGGTGGCACCGCTGGCTTACATGAGGGGTAGAACCCTGAATGACGCCTTCATCATTCTGGACGAGGCGCAGAACACCAGCGCCGAGCAGATGAAGATGTTCCTCACCCGGCTCGGCTTCGAGTCGAAGATCGTGATCACGGGTGACGTGACGCAGGTCGACCTGCCGAGCGGCACCAAGTCGGGTCTGCGGCAGGTGCAGGACATCCTCGAAGGCCTCGACGACGTCCACTTCTCCCGGCTCACGTCCAGCGATGTCGTACGGCACCGGCTGGTCGGCCGTATCGTCGACGCGTACGAGAAGTACGACAGCGAGAACGGTACGGAGAACGGCACCCACAAGGGCGCCCGTAACAAGCGGAAGTAG
- a CDS encoding 5-dehydro-4-deoxyglucarate dehydratase, which produces MSLDTDTVRRLREGMTRGVLSFPLTSFHDDGSLDPDGFRAHLAAQVATAPGAVFPACGTGEFFSLDEDEYRRVVTIAVEETAGRVPVVAGVGYGWAQAVRFARVAEEAGADALLVLPHYLVAAPQDGLVAQLEQLAARTTLPLIAYQRGQVTFTADSLKRVARVPNVIGLKDGHSDLDRLQRLTLAAPEDFLFFNGASTAEIQARAYATVGVPAYSSAVHAFAPEIANTFFTALRDGDDGTVEKLLRGFYVPLVELRDRVPGYAVSLVKAAARLRGRPVGPVRAPLTDPTAADLADLENLLTAGLDLVGAAL; this is translated from the coding sequence GTGAGCCTCGACACCGACACGGTCCGGCGGCTGCGGGAGGGCATGACGCGGGGCGTGCTGTCGTTCCCGCTGACCAGCTTCCACGACGACGGCTCCCTCGACCCCGACGGCTTCCGCGCGCACCTCGCGGCCCAGGTCGCCACCGCCCCCGGTGCCGTCTTCCCCGCCTGCGGCACCGGCGAGTTCTTCTCCCTGGACGAGGACGAGTACCGCCGGGTGGTCACCATCGCCGTGGAGGAGACCGCCGGCCGCGTACCCGTCGTCGCCGGCGTCGGCTACGGATGGGCCCAGGCCGTCCGGTTCGCCCGCGTCGCCGAGGAGGCCGGCGCAGACGCGCTCCTCGTCCTGCCCCACTACCTCGTCGCCGCCCCACAGGACGGCCTGGTCGCCCAGCTGGAGCAGCTCGCGGCCCGCACCACGCTCCCGCTCATCGCCTACCAGCGCGGCCAGGTCACCTTCACCGCCGACTCCCTGAAGCGCGTCGCCCGCGTCCCGAACGTCATCGGACTCAAGGACGGCCACAGCGACCTCGACCGGCTGCAACGGCTCACGCTCGCCGCCCCGGAGGACTTCCTCTTCTTCAACGGCGCCTCCACCGCCGAGATCCAGGCCCGCGCCTACGCCACCGTCGGCGTCCCCGCCTACTCCTCCGCCGTGCACGCCTTCGCCCCCGAGATCGCGAACACCTTCTTCACCGCCCTCCGTGACGGCGACGACGGCACCGTGGAGAAACTGCTGCGCGGTTTCTACGTCCCCCTCGTCGAACTCCGCGACCGCGTACCGGGATACGCCGTGTCGCTGGTGAAGGCGGCGGCCCGGCTGCGGGGCCGCCCCGTGGGACCCGTCCGCGCCCCGCTCACCGACCCGACGGCCGCCGACCTGGCCGATCTGGAGAACCTGCTCACCGCCGGACTCGACCTCGTAGGAGCCGCCCTGTGA
- a CDS encoding hemolysin family protein — MSLPLVAGAIALVVVAWLAACAEAGLARVSSFRAEEAVRSGRRGSAKLAQVAADPTRYLNMALLVRVACEMAAAALVTYACLKAIDGTVPALFAAIGVMVLVSYVAVGVSPRTIGRQHPLNTATAAAYVLLPLARIMGPIPSLLILIGNALTPGKGFRRGPFASEAELRALVDLAEKESLIEDEERRMVHSVFELGDTLVREVMVPRTDLVVIERYKTIRQALTLALRSGFSRIPVTGESEDDIVGIVYLKDLVRKTHISREAESELVSTAMRPAAFVPDTKNAGDLLREMQQERNHVAVVIDEYGGTAGIATIEDILEEIVGEITDEYDRELPPVEELGDDRHRVTARLDITDLGELYGLEEYDDEDVETVGGLLAKALGRVPIAGASAVVELPDGRELKLTAEAAAGRRNKIVTVLVEPVGQGGPPEEEKRPE, encoded by the coding sequence ATGAGCCTTCCGCTCGTCGCCGGCGCGATCGCCCTGGTCGTCGTCGCCTGGCTCGCCGCCTGCGCGGAGGCGGGCCTGGCGCGCGTCTCCAGCTTCCGCGCCGAGGAGGCCGTACGCTCCGGCCGGCGCGGCAGTGCCAAGCTCGCGCAGGTCGCCGCGGATCCGACCCGCTATCTCAACATGGCGCTGCTGGTCCGCGTCGCCTGCGAGATGGCGGCCGCCGCACTGGTCACCTACGCCTGTCTGAAGGCGATCGACGGGACCGTCCCGGCCCTGTTCGCCGCGATCGGCGTGATGGTTCTGGTGTCGTACGTCGCCGTCGGTGTGTCCCCGCGCACCATCGGCCGCCAGCACCCGTTGAACACGGCGACGGCGGCCGCGTACGTCCTGCTGCCGCTCGCGCGGATCATGGGACCGATCCCGTCCCTGCTGATCCTCATCGGCAACGCCCTCACCCCCGGCAAGGGCTTCCGCCGCGGCCCGTTCGCCTCCGAGGCGGAGCTGCGCGCGCTGGTCGACCTCGCCGAGAAGGAGTCCCTCATCGAGGACGAGGAGCGCCGCATGGTGCACTCGGTCTTCGAGCTGGGCGACACCCTCGTTCGGGAGGTCATGGTCCCGCGGACGGACCTGGTCGTCATCGAGCGTTACAAGACCATCCGCCAGGCGCTCACCCTGGCCCTGCGCTCGGGTTTCTCGCGCATCCCGGTCACGGGCGAGAGCGAGGACGACATCGTCGGGATCGTGTACCTGAAGGACCTGGTCCGCAAGACGCACATCAGCCGGGAGGCCGAGAGCGAGCTGGTGTCCACGGCGATGCGGCCCGCCGCCTTCGTGCCCGACACCAAGAACGCGGGTGACCTGCTGCGCGAGATGCAGCAGGAGCGCAACCACGTCGCCGTCGTCATCGACGAGTACGGCGGCACGGCCGGCATCGCCACCATCGAGGACATCCTCGAGGAGATCGTCGGCGAGATCACCGACGAGTACGACCGCGAACTGCCGCCGGTCGAGGAACTCGGCGACGACCGCCACCGGGTCACCGCCCGCCTCGACATCACCGACCTGGGCGAGCTGTACGGCCTGGAGGAGTACGACGACGAGGACGTGGAGACCGTCGGCGGCCTGCTCGCGAAGGCGCTGGGCCGGGTGCCCATCGCCGGGGCCTCCGCGGTGGTGGAGCTGCCCGACGGCCGTGAACTGAAGCTGACGGCGGAGGCGGCGGCCGGCCGCCGGAACAAGATCGTGACCGTGCTCGTGGAGCCGGTGGGCCAGGGCGGCCCCCCGGAGGAGGAGAAGAGGCCGGAGTGA
- a CDS encoding S66 peptidase family protein yields MTVRYPRPLRPGDRIGVTSPSSGVPKELRGRLDVAIGDLEARGYEVVVGRCMDGAGHLSAPAAERAAELTDLLTDPAVRAVVPPWGGETAIDLLPLLDFDRLREAEPTWVVGFSDMSTIITPLTLRAGVATVHGNNLMDTPYRVPEGLLSWLDVVAAPQGGPFTQTPPGRHRSTGWDDYRLHPGVRELTLDTPGGWTRLDGDGDVDVEGRLIGGCVETLANLTGTPCLDVASFVRESAPEGLLVYVEAAEDGAFAICRNLHGMRLAGFFDAANAVLVGRTGAPDAPTLTQYEAVVDALGPLNVPIIADVECGHVPPYLPLVNGARARVVHTATRSELTQTLD; encoded by the coding sequence ATGACAGTGAGATACCCGCGCCCCCTGCGTCCCGGTGACCGTATCGGCGTCACGTCTCCGTCCAGCGGTGTCCCGAAGGAGCTGCGCGGACGGCTCGACGTGGCGATCGGTGACCTGGAGGCGCGCGGGTACGAGGTGGTCGTCGGCCGGTGCATGGACGGCGCGGGGCACCTCAGCGCCCCGGCCGCCGAGCGTGCGGCCGAGCTGACGGACCTGCTGACCGATCCCGCCGTCCGGGCCGTGGTGCCGCCGTGGGGCGGGGAGACCGCGATCGACCTGCTGCCGCTGCTCGACTTCGACAGGCTGCGGGAGGCCGAGCCCACCTGGGTCGTCGGGTTCTCCGACATGTCGACGATCATCACCCCGCTGACCCTCCGCGCCGGCGTGGCGACCGTGCACGGCAACAACCTCATGGACACGCCCTACCGGGTGCCCGAGGGGCTGCTGTCCTGGCTGGACGTCGTCGCCGCGCCGCAGGGCGGGCCGTTCACGCAGACCCCGCCGGGCCGTCACCGCTCGACCGGCTGGGACGACTACCGGCTCCACCCCGGCGTACGCGAGCTCACGCTCGACACTCCCGGCGGCTGGACCCGACTGGACGGCGACGGTGACGTGGACGTCGAGGGCCGGCTGATCGGCGGCTGCGTCGAGACGCTCGCCAATCTCACGGGCACGCCCTGTCTGGACGTCGCGTCCTTCGTGCGGGAGTCGGCTCCGGAGGGGCTGCTCGTCTACGTGGAGGCGGCCGAGGACGGTGCCTTCGCCATCTGCCGCAATCTGCACGGCATGCGGCTGGCCGGGTTCTTCGACGCGGCGAACGCGGTGCTCGTGGGCCGGACCGGGGCGCCCGACGCGCCCACGCTCACCCAGTACGAGGCCGTTGTGGACGCGCTCGGTCCGCTGAACGTGCCGATCATCGCCGACGTGGAGTGCGGTCACGTCCCGCCGTACCTGCCGCTGGTGAACGGGGCGCGGGCCCGTGTCGTGCACACGGCCACCCGCTCCGAGCTCACCCAGACCCTGGACTGA
- a CDS encoding glucarate dehydratase family protein — MNLTITDVRLTPILVADPPLLNTQGVHQPYTPRLIVEVVTADGVTGVGETYGDTKYLELARPFAAKLTGRQVSDLNGLFVLADEVAVDGTRVSGQVDVGGLRGVQTADKLRLSVVSAFEVACLDALGKALGLPVHALLGGKLRDSVEYSAYLFYKWADHPAGVAAEKDDWGAAVDPAGVVEQARRFTERYGFTSFKLKGGVFPPDQEIAAVHALAEAFPGHPLRLDPNGAWSVETSLKVAAELGDVLEYLEDPALGTPAMAEVAAKTAVPLATNMCVTTFAEIKEAFTKNAVQVVLSDHHYWGGLRNTQQLAAICRTFGVGVSMHSNTHLGISLAAMTHVASTVPNLHHACDSHYPWQSEDVLTERLTFEAGKVAVPDGPGLGVELDRDRLAFLHRRWLDDDGSLRERDDAAAMRVAEPGWVTPSVPRW; from the coding sequence GTGAACCTCACCATCACCGACGTACGGCTGACCCCGATCCTGGTCGCCGACCCGCCCCTGCTGAACACGCAGGGCGTCCACCAGCCGTACACCCCCCGCCTGATCGTGGAGGTGGTGACGGCCGACGGAGTCACCGGCGTCGGCGAGACGTACGGCGACACCAAGTACCTGGAGCTGGCCCGTCCGTTCGCCGCCAAACTGACCGGCCGTCAGGTCAGTGATCTCAACGGCCTGTTCGTCCTCGCCGACGAGGTGGCCGTCGACGGCACCCGCGTCTCCGGCCAGGTCGACGTCGGCGGTCTGCGTGGCGTCCAGACCGCCGACAAACTGAGGCTGTCCGTCGTCTCCGCCTTCGAGGTCGCCTGCCTCGACGCCCTCGGCAAGGCGCTCGGCCTGCCCGTGCACGCGCTGCTCGGCGGCAAGCTCCGGGACAGCGTCGAGTACAGCGCCTACCTGTTCTACAAGTGGGCCGACCACCCGGCGGGCGTGGCCGCCGAGAAGGACGACTGGGGCGCCGCCGTCGACCCGGCCGGAGTCGTCGAGCAGGCCCGCAGGTTCACCGAGCGCTACGGCTTCACCTCCTTCAAGCTCAAGGGCGGCGTCTTCCCGCCGGACCAGGAGATCGCCGCCGTCCACGCCCTCGCCGAGGCCTTCCCCGGGCACCCGCTGCGTCTGGACCCCAACGGCGCCTGGTCCGTGGAGACCTCGCTGAAGGTGGCCGCCGAACTCGGCGACGTCCTCGAGTACCTGGAGGACCCCGCGCTCGGCACGCCCGCCATGGCCGAGGTGGCCGCGAAGACCGCCGTACCCCTCGCCACCAACATGTGTGTGACGACCTTCGCCGAGATCAAGGAGGCGTTCACCAAGAACGCCGTCCAGGTGGTGCTCTCCGACCACCACTACTGGGGCGGCCTGCGCAACACCCAGCAACTCGCCGCCATCTGCCGCACGTTCGGCGTCGGGGTGTCGATGCACTCCAACACCCACCTGGGGATCAGCCTCGCCGCGATGACCCACGTCGCCTCGACCGTCCCCAACCTCCACCACGCCTGCGACTCCCACTACCCCTGGCAGTCGGAGGACGTGCTCACCGAGCGGCTGACCTTCGAGGCCGGCAAGGTCGCCGTCCCGGACGGGCCCGGCCTCGGCGTCGAACTCGACCGCGACCGGCTGGCGTTCCTCCACCGGCGCTGGCTCGACGACGACGGCTCCCTGCGCGAACGGGACGACGCGGCGGCCATGCGCGTCGCCGAGCCGGGCTGGGTCACGCCGTCCGTGCCGCGCTGGTAA
- a CDS encoding carbohydrate kinase family protein — MSDGEDHRGRPQVDPLAALRTPQDPPRDVYLTGTVFLDIIFTGLDSAPVRGTESWARGMGSSPGGVANMATALARLGLRTSLAAAFGDDIYGEYCWDALAQGEGIDLSASRTVPGWHSPVTVSMAYEGERTMVSHGHEPPPEEPAPECPPHARAAVASLTPGERAPWIAQAARRGTRVFADVGWDDTGTWDLAGLADLEHCEAFLPNAEEAMRYTGADCPRAAAHALTEHVPLAVVTLGADGAYAVDRRTGETAEVPAIAVEALDPTGAGDVFVAGFVTGTLAGWPLADRLAFAGLTAALSVQEFGGSLSAPGWSEIAAWWRTVQSVEEQDPEALSRYAFLAGMLPGRAESRPWPLRRAVPTIGFGRSA, encoded by the coding sequence ATGTCCGACGGAGAGGACCACCGCGGCCGGCCCCAGGTCGACCCGCTCGCCGCCCTGCGCACGCCGCAGGACCCGCCCCGGGACGTCTACCTCACGGGGACCGTCTTCCTGGACATCATCTTCACCGGGCTCGACTCCGCCCCGGTGCGCGGGACCGAGTCCTGGGCACGCGGGATGGGGTCCAGCCCCGGCGGCGTCGCCAACATGGCCACCGCCCTGGCCCGCCTCGGCCTGAGAACCTCGCTCGCCGCCGCCTTCGGTGACGACATCTACGGCGAGTACTGCTGGGACGCCCTCGCCCAGGGTGAGGGCATCGACCTCTCCGCGTCGCGCACCGTGCCCGGCTGGCACTCCCCGGTCACCGTCTCGATGGCGTACGAGGGGGAGCGCACGATGGTCTCCCACGGCCACGAGCCGCCGCCCGAGGAGCCCGCGCCGGAGTGCCCGCCGCACGCGCGCGCCGCCGTCGCCTCGCTCACGCCCGGCGAGCGGGCCCCCTGGATCGCCCAGGCCGCCCGACGCGGCACCCGCGTCTTCGCCGACGTCGGCTGGGACGACACGGGCACCTGGGACCTGGCGGGCCTCGCGGACCTGGAGCACTGCGAGGCGTTCCTGCCGAACGCCGAGGAGGCCATGCGGTACACGGGAGCCGACTGTCCGCGCGCCGCCGCCCACGCGCTCACCGAGCACGTACCGCTCGCGGTGGTCACCCTCGGTGCGGACGGCGCCTACGCCGTCGACCGGCGGACCGGGGAGACCGCCGAGGTACCGGCCATCGCCGTGGAGGCCCTCGACCCGACCGGAGCCGGGGACGTCTTCGTGGCCGGGTTCGTCACCGGCACCCTCGCGGGCTGGCCACTGGCCGACCGGCTCGCCTTCGCCGGGCTCACGGCGGCCCTGTCGGTCCAGGAGTTCGGCGGCTCCCTGTCGGCCCCCGGCTGGTCGGAGATCGCGGCCTGGTGGCGCACGGTGCAATCGGTCGAGGAACAGGATCCGGAGGCGCTCAGCCGGTACGCGTTCCTGGCGGGAATGCTGCCGGGCCGCGCGGAGTCGCGGCCCTGGCCGCTGCGCAGGGCGGTCCCGACGATCGGCTTCGGCCGCTCGGCCTGA